CACATCAGCAAATTATTACATCTGCAACACAGCAATTTATACCTTGATGGTGATGTTTAGGTAGCCTAATTAGTCACTCAAGTACTAGCACTCCTTTAAACTACATTATTACATGAGGTAATATTCAGGGAAACATATGTTGTAATAGAGATACATACAtggtaattatttaaattaattttttttccccgGCAGACTTAAAAAAAGGGGATTGTCTTAGATTCAATTCATGCAAATATGGTagttgataattatatttttagcatCACATAAGCCTAATCCTTTCAAACTCATAAGAAATATAACATAGATAGGTACATTATTGGTGACAAAATTTTCTTGagcaaaaacaatagcaaaaataGCAACAAACATTAACAACATATTGCCACAATCACCATTTAAGTGCAAATAAGTATAATCTGGCAAGATAAATCATAGATACCTCATTTTGGCAAAGAAGCTAAACAAAAGTGTCCCAAAAATATAACAACACCTTAATTATTCATGTTgaatcaacaaaattttcatcatacaTAGTGCCTAAATGTGTTATCACAAATGCAACATTCTTAAATGGAAAATACGTAAAACAAAAACTCAACCACATCAAGTTCATACTGTCTCAGGTAAAAAgtttcattcaaataatttaaaatatataacttcAGATAAATAGTTTTATTGTAGTCAAAATCCTGACTGATCCGAACCAAACATGGAATTTTTTGCCAGTCTAAGCcaggcaaaattattttcaattgatattcaaAGGATACTTGGATTGAAAAAGATTgtgaattaagaaattaaatcCGCTTAAATTTTACCACACACATGATAAAAGCACATAAATCAGAAAGAGTCAATAGAAAGTATAACATTGTTCACATATTTGACACATTTTGCCatgtaaattttcaatataaccttaaatgtttttaaatataaaatttgacaTCATCAATTTACACATATCCTGTGTGAAATTCCTGTACTTATCAAATCACAGTCATAAACAGTCAAGCCATCGATGAACTACATGGACTACCAACTCCATCACTCATAACCATAGATAATACTATTGTAAGATGAGACCAACTGCATGACATTCCATGATCTGAATAACAGTCCAGCATGCAAGTTCAAAGAGACTAATAAATGCATGACttgtttaacattttaaaatcttgaataaGCATCAACAATAATCAGGAGAATAACAGGCCTGGCATGATCATCTCTTTCACTGACTTTCACCGTATTTCTTAAACATTACACACCATTTAAAAcaatggttaaaaataaaaaaaaatgtacctCAATACAAATTCATATTTTCTGAGGCACCAAAGAAATCAACTGGGATTCACATGGCATTGTGTAAAGTTTCTACTTGATTGTTTCCCCATGAAAACATCAAGTCTCAAAATACACAAGTAAAAGGAACTGCTAATTAATGTGTGATGTGCATTTTTTTGAGCTCTACTTACACATGTAATTAAAGGAACAATGTcatggaaatatataaaattaatgtaCAAAATGACTTCCGGTTCAGATAAAACGACATTTTAGAAACATTATCCTTTCCTGCTTGCTGTTTGAATTGAAACCACCTACCCACATAAATAACTGGAATTGCGATAATGCTATCTCATCATCTTACGAAATTCTTCGAGCTTGAAAATGCTTGTAGATagcctgaaatatataaaaaggtgCATTAATTCATATGCTCGATCTGATGACATTTTCCACCAACCAAATAATATACAAATATGCCTACCTTCCAAATGCATTGAAAAGAGCCACAATTTCACTTCTCTCCAGCTGGAAATCCTCAGGAGAACGACCGGATTCTCGGTTTAATACACGGTCTTCAATGCGACTAGAGAAAAGTATTTTGAGTGCAGTCCCTAATCCATGAATctgagggaaaaattaaaaatctcttGATTATGGAGAATGCATgttattaaaaactgaaaaaaaacaagtaCTAAATTGAGAGCACTTAAAATTCCAttcacaacaatataacttgattttaTATACCTGAAAAGGTAACATTAACTTTCCACCTGCAATAGCTCAGACTGAGAagtaatcaaaaataaatttgagagaAAGTGCTGTCATATATATGACTGTGGTAGACAGGTATCATCCTTCCACTGACATCTTTCAAGCAAAATTAGAGCTTTTCTCTTCAAATTACTACACCACGTCAAGCTTTGCCACTCTAAGTTGTTGGGAAacagaaaatattattctcaaGTTTTCATGTCCCTAGCAAGAGAGTAATTGCTGCTGAGGAGGAGTTCAGAGTCGAATGGCAGAAAAGGTTATACACCACCATATAATTGGGTCTCAAAAGGCAGTAGCTACTCTAGTATTTAAACTGCAATAGTGGTTATTTTTCGACCCTTATGTGCTTTGCACCGGAAAATTCTTTACAGACATAATTAGTTACACTTGATGCAAAGTAGTAAACTTGGATCTTTTGATTAATCTTTTGTAACTGTAGGacttttaagtaaaattactgaaaataaagcaaataaattcattaataattcaaCTGTGAATTAGATGGtttcgttaattattttaaaatactgagACATTATAACATATGATGGGTCATTCAAGACTTCAACTGAACCATTACATtatataacatgaaaaaaacagACTTTATATCAATTTTAGATTAACATCAATTTTTCACTGAAGGAAGCCTACTCCAAGCTTTGatacagtttaaaaaaaacttataaagctAACATCTCAAgtgaaatagcaaaaaattaagtttgatGACTGATGCCCCATTTCAGCATCATAGGAAATAAGATGCTTTCCCTTCACATCAATTATCACACTTTCAAACAAGGCTGCAGTGAGTTTGGGAATATGTATTAGCATAATTTCTAATAGCATCTATTTTTATGACTTCATATTTTTAACGCCATCCATTCCTGAAGTTATGGCTGTGCTAGTTACAGCAAAACAAGTGGCTGAAAACTAAGATGGAtcttaaaatgaaagaatgattCAGTGAAGTCATACAATCAACTTAATGAATCTTATTATTTAAAGGGTTTCTCTATAGATTTGAAATTTGCATTTTGCATTACCATTAAGACTTCATTCTCTACAATAACAAGAGCATCATTTCACAGCAGAGCAGAGAATCACAAGTTAAATACATATCATCCGTGAAATTACGTgtacaaaatcaaaatatttcggGCAACTTGActaaagttttcaataaaaatactgaCTACAATGCCTTCAAAAATATGAACTTCACCGTCTGCAACCCCTTAAACAATATCCTGGTAGTTATTTTCTGATTGTGTATGTCACTTCTTTGAATACAGCCTTTCATAATAAGCTAACTGAGTGTATATAAAAGGGCCTTGCCTGTAATTTCCCCCAGAGTTTACATTTGTCACAGCCAACACAATCCATTATTCTTGAAATGTTACGGAAGTGCTCCCGAAATTCAGCTTTCAATTTGTTAGCTTGATTTTGATCCCAGGCCACACTCGTATTGCTGCTACTCATGAACATTGAACTTTCATTGAAATGCTCAGGAAAGGACCTGAAAAACAGACAATAAGATAGCAAAATGTACAGCATGAAAAAAACAGACCACAACAATAAACAGCTTCATTAAGGTATATCACACCAAGATGCGAGCAAACAAGGATTACATTAATAATCTTGGTATTCATATTGATAGTACCTTTAATTCTCATACTTAAACAAGAGATTCACAGAAAATATCGCAACTTTTGAAATATAAtagtattaatatatattaaagaaatatttcatctttaaaatAAGGCAAAAACAACTACAGCTAATATTGCCGCCAAGCCTTTTCCAGCGAGTGCAAACATTGGATATTGGAAGTGGAACGAAAGCAACGTTTATTGATATCTGACCCCATTATCAATAAAGCATacaaattttttgtattaatttcttttttaccaaaaaaccttctgaatttcttttttttttgcaagaaaGCAAGTTATAAATATCTATTTCTTACGAGATAACTCCTAGGATATCAGAAACAGCTTCTTTAACAGCCTTATCTTCGTCCTCTACTCCAGTGAAATAATCCTCATGAAGAAGAAGAGGTGCTGCCTTGGCAAGAGCACGAagctgaaaaatatattaaaaataatcacaTGTTTAATTTTAGCATCTTCAATGAATATATGCACATCTAgtaatggtgaaaaataatatgcaatagtAGCAATgtacaatgtttttatttatttggacatTCACTTAACAGTACACAGTCTTCCCTAAACAGACAACATATCCATTGTCCAAAATAGAAAGCCTTTCATATTCCCCAAAAGTTCATCGCCCAATCCCCATTTTCAACCCATTCCTATAAATGCCTCATCCACATACATATCTCCTACCTATTTTCTTCTTTACTCCCTCCCACCAAGACTTCTTAGGGTTTCCTCTTTTCGGTCTCCATTAGAGCAACAGCATTTGTAATTCCTCCTAGCCCCATTCCTCAGACATGCCCAAACCAACGTAATCTTCTACCTTTCAAATTCTTCAAGCCAGCCTTCTCTACATGCCTGATTTTTCTTAGTTCTTCATTTCTTATCCTGTCTATTCTGGACTTCCTGGCAGATTTTTGTCATTAGTTCATATCTGTGTCTCGTTATTTAGTTATTTCTCTTATGGTTCAATTCTCAGCTCAGTATAGCACTGTGCTTTCCAaaccaaattaatatttttttcaataataatataatgtatagaaacaaaataataaagaCACAGTATTGGCCCCATGGATGGAGTAAGAGATCAGATGAGGGTGGGGTGTGGTTTCGGTTCTAACCCACACATAGATTCAACTGATGCTTTGGTGCCACACAGCAGGAAATCATATAAGTCATAAAGTAAGCTGTCTATTTCATTTGCATTCCTCTACATGATAAATACATAGTAAGTTATTGCCAGACATAATGAATTGTTATTACAAAAAAACTACATAGTACATTGAAAAATGGAGGTCACAGGATAGATGTCCCCAGGCCAGAGGTCTCCTCAGCAGATAGTTGCCAGAAGGGAAAAAAGTTGGGGAGGAGGAACCACCTCTAGTGCctgtcattattttataaaaagggGAAAAATCACATCTCATTCATGACATTCACAGCAAATGAGTGGCTAATGAATTTTAAGGGATAGAGAAAAATAACAAGTGACAAGGAAGACTGGAGGATATTTTGTGGCGGAGGTCAAGGCCCACCAAGGGTCTATGAAGATtgagagaaataatattttacaatggaGGAGGAGGAATGTCGAattgctagacatggtgggtaaagagaggcagcttctagaggAGATACGGACAAGACATAAGGTTTGGTTTTGAGCAGGatgaggatgttgaaaactgtgttagaggggagaattttgggtaaatgagggagaggaaggaagagaattggatttcattgatggaatgaaagggagaaggccttagtGTGAATTGAAGATGGGAGTACATGAAAGTAAGGGAACTGCTAGAATTATGTGTAAATACTCCATCTAAACTTACCTTAATCAGTAGagtatttcaataataataatgcatcacCATCAAGTGACACCCCAAGTaaaaataaggtagtttcctcTATCAAAATAgcaaaaagcattgattgcgattcgttacccaccattagtgtattcataatatacaaattatttggttttagaaatcccagtatagaggaatgttaatggtcaattttaacctcatttgaaaaaggccagattggcgcccatgcgattccactccgcgtgacgtcacagggacccagatgctacgcgagtagtcaggagttttacatcgtatgagattaccaatgcatgcatgaggcacagacttcaggaaaacatttcttaataatcacctactaaaactggcttaggtcagaaagttttcttcgtttgataaggtattaataattcttatttaagcaaagcgctacctgctagcagggtactcagctacctgctagcagcctgcatcgtatcagcgctcaaagcctcgccccaaggtcacctcacaatgcggcagcgggaagcagactgacgtcacacgggcttatttcccatcattcatacttagccgtcgcattttcgcgcacttgaaaattttcacttttcatttaatcgcaataaatagatatcgtcatttaaaaatctaagagcgtgaaatgcgtactccaggagtaataatctttcgatttaggcaataaaaaaataataggaaaccaccctattggggcaATCAAGCTGTGGGTATTCTGCCCCTGGCTTGTGAGGTGAAAAGAGGAAGACGACTCAATCTGTCTGTATCTCCTTCACCCAAATTCAACCAAAGGATTACATGGCATCAGAAAATATACTGATTTTCTTGCAGACTGATAGTGGCAGCACTAACTTTGTTGGGACACTATTTTCCTCCATAGTACATTACTTTagggaaaatatgtttaaaaaacacTTCTCACCTCAAGCAAGTAAACAAAATAAAGGTTGCGGAGCCAATGAGGTCCCTCTCCTCCAGTAGTTTCTGGACTGAAGCGTTGCTGAAATTCTGCCAAATTTGGACCCCATGTCCCTGTAGATGGCTCAAGACCTGGCTTCTGCACACCTGAAATTGAGACATGATAACCTTGAGTGCTGAACATAAAATTAGGTATCATAGCAGAAAAATTTTATGGTGTTCTCCACACTTTGGTTTTTTCATAACaatttgatggtgtcattttcaaaatattttcagaaattccTTGGTTGCTATATAACAGGTTCCTGGACTCTTGAAGGGCTATAAACTTGAGCTGAAAAAATACAGGAGATTCCAGAAAAAGTTCTGGTTgtcatgtaaaataataattgcaGATGTGCCACTACTTTAATCATACTTCTCAGCAGAAACTGGAGAAGACACCAGCACACCTATGATCACACAAAAGAGATACACCTGGCCTAAAGATATTTGTTTAAGTAAGCTGCTTACTGCAAGTCGCATCAATTAAACTTTCCCCAATGAGTGCCAAGGGTGAAAAATCTCATTGATGCAGTGGGGGTTCATACAAAATGTAATGATGGCCAAATGTTACAAGCTTTAGTTACAACTAGACTGGTTAACTCCAGATTTTAATACCTATTACATCTCTATAACCCTTTCTAACTTCTATCCCATTTTATAAGCAATTTGGCTTTTCAACCAGAACAGGTTTAAATACCGCAAGAGGACTCAAACTGAATAGTTTTCATTAGCATAAAATTTTGAGATACTTCTGCCTTTACTGCTTCACTGAATTATTTAAATACTCAACAACTTATTGACATGTTTCCATTAGCACACATACCTGGAAAGAGGTACAATGAACACAGGTGTATATTTATGCTGGAGTGCAGCCCAGATACGGCCCTGTAAAATGCTCTCTTTTCCAAGCATAGAcctgtaaataaaaataagaaagcaataaattaaacatgatcaCAATGCAATATCAacacttaatatttaatttgcttATCTGCAGTTCAATTACAAGGGAAActctactttaaaaaattatagtaCAGAAAAGCaaatatagcaaaatattaaaatttgtaagaTGGAGGTGATTATCACTCCTAGGGACTGGCAGGATGTCCActgggtagcaataaaaattttggatctcagagattaaaatttaaaaaatacataatgaacACAGTTGAatacatttatgataaaattgcaaattcaaatttctgTCAATAATGATACATACggcaaaaagagaaaaatacaaacCTTCAAGTTTGGATGATTTTATGTAAGAACCATAGTTGTTTTTAggcctaaaaataaataaaacgattgtAAGAATTTTATAAAGTCACTCCTCCTACtatgtttataaataattattgcataACACCTCCAGAACATTAACATGCAAATAAGATTATAACAATTATAATCAACCAGTtatctatttaattaaaattcttggTATATGTAAGCCATAAGTTTCAATGACTTCATCAGTTCACTATTTAAGTCATCCTATCGACAAGAAGACCACAATATTCAAATGATattcgaactaatccctcttatAAGTTATggcaaaatttcacaatttcttgatagtttttttttaataagcttcCAGTAAAATTGTGCATATCATTAGCATTTAATTGcattcaattttcactgaaaggAAGAACAAGCTgtcttcaaaaatattccccaccATAAAAGTACCTCCTTACCCGACAGCTGCATTTGCACATCAGTACATAATATGGCAAcaaattatactttaaaatacATAATCCATACTCAACATGAACCCATTCCCTGATTAACACTGTTATGACAAACCCTGTTCCTCaatatttctgtttatattttGAGACTCTGATCCAAATTAATGTTCTCTGGTTCCATATTAATTCCCTGAAAAATTCGGCGATGCACTGAGATTGCTGCACCCAATCATAATGTCATGTTGtgcaattatattttgtttctgaAAAGAAAATCCGCAATTTTGTATGGAAGAAGAGAAGTTTACAAGACAGTTTAATCAAGGCTCTTGTAATTATATAATCATaaagttatttattgattttag
The DNA window shown above is from Ischnura elegans chromosome 4, ioIscEleg1.1, whole genome shotgun sequence and carries:
- the LOC124157642 gene encoding ero1-like protein, producing the protein MGGDACAKMLSVFSVCVLLTFQQVGSFQNLSKNKGGDQCFCKLKGQLDDCSCRAETVDGFNNAKVYPRIRSLLMKDYFRFYKVNLKRPCPFWADDSRCAIRHCHVEKCPEEDIPVGLKFDMDDRFSDPAAKYSKDGQECDEDYDKELGYLNKTISPSSREHFALWKEHDDALDNFCDRHYGEDPSGQAEYVDLLLNPERYTGYRGYSAHRIWRSIYLENCFRPKNNYGSYIKSSKLEGLCLEKRAFYRAVSGLHSSINIHLCSLYLFPGVQKPGLEPSTGTWGPNLAEFQQRFSPETTGGEGPHWLRNLYFVYLLELRALAKAAPLLLHEDYFTGVEDEDKAVKEAVSDILGVISSFPEHFNESSMFMSSSNTSVAWDQNQANKLKAEFREHFRNISRIMDCVGCDKCKLWGKLQIHGLGTALKILFSSRIEDRVLNRESGRSPEDFQLERSEIVALFNAFGRLSTSIFKLEEFRKMMR